A window of Mucilaginibacter robiniae genomic DNA:
TTCATCATTATAGGCAAACCATACTTTATCAAACTCAATTTTACCTTTCAAGGTTCCGGGCTTCAAGACGCCTTTATTTACGGCTACCTCATCCGTATCGAGTACTTTAAAAATACGATCGGCACCTACCATCCCCATTTGCAAGGTATTAAACTTATCGGCCAATTGGCGTATAGGGCGAAACAGCAGGTTAAGCAAGGCAATAAAAGCCACGATGAGACCTGGAGTGATTCCATGATGAGAGGCTGAAATATCTGCCATTTGCTGATCGGTCAGGATACGCTTACAGCCATACCAAACCAATAAGGCAATAGACATAGCCACGAAAATTTCAACTACCGGGAAGAAGATAGAATAATACCAGTTAGAACGAATGTTGGCATCCCGGTACTTCAGGTTTACGGCTTTGAACTTGCGCATTTCCTGATCTTCGCGGGCAAAATACTGGATAATGCTGATGCCTGAAATGTGCTCCTGCAAAAAGGTATTGAGCTGCGCTACTTGGGTACGTACTTCCTGGAACGAAACTTTGATAGCTTCTTTAAATATATAAGTAGCCCACAATAAAAACGGGATTGGAACTAACGTAATCAGTGCTAACCGCCAATCTTTTACCATCATATAGATGATAATAGATACCACTAGTAAAAAGTCGCCAGCTATAGAAATTAACCCTTCCGAAAAAATATCGGCAATGGTTTCCAAGTCAGATACCGTACGGGTAATGAGCATACCAATAGGTGTGCGGTCAAAATACTTTAAACGCAAACCAATGATGTGATTGAACACATCAATCCGCAAATCGCGAATTACGGATTCGCCTAAGGCATTGGTCAGGTAAGTTTGATAGTACTGAGCTACTGTTTGTATAGCCAGCTGGATAATCATCAGCGTTACCATGAGCAACAAGCCGTTGTAATTACCTACCATAATGTAGTTATCCAGTGCCTTTTCCATCAGCACAGGTTGAGCCAGTGCAATAATAGCAACGAAGATGGTTAAAAAGGCAGCTGTGGCAAACGTGCGGTTGTAAGGCTTTACATACTGCATAATGCGCCTGAGCAACGACCAATCAATAGCTTTTCCGGTTACCTGAGACATGTATTATATAGTGCGTGAGTTATTTGAAGGATTGAGTAAATGATTTGTTTTATACGAAAGACCAGACCACTAAGACTGATGTTATAAATTTGCCTGTAGCATTAATTACCGGATTTCTAAATTCAAAGGTACGGATATTTTACTTCCGTGAGGTACAACCCGCAGGCCGGAACAGAAGTGCCGGCGTTGCTACGGCTTTTGCTTTCAATAATCTGGCGAATGCTTTCAGGCTCAATTTCTTTTCGGCCTACCATCAGGCAGGTACCCACAATAGCCCGAACCATATTGCGCAGAAAACGGTCGGCTGATATGTGAAACACTAAGCCGTCTTCGTTCCGTAACCATTCGGCCCGTGTAATTTTACAGTTATTGGTTTTTACTTGGGTGTTGGATTTACTGAAACAGCTAAAATCTGTGTACTGCATCATGATAGTGGCCGCTTGGTTCATTAGCTCTATATCCAATTCCCCTTTTAGCAACCAAGAGAAATCAACTTTGAACGGATCTTTATGAAAATGTATATGGTACTCGTACGAACGCGATGTGGCATCAAACCGTGCATGAGCATCTGCCTGCACCGGAATTAAACGTCTTACGGCAATATCAAAAGGCAAAAGAGCATTCAAGCCCTCCAATTCGCGCTTGCCCAATAAGCTATAAACCGGGCTTTGCTCTGCTGTTAGGTCTTGTGTTTCGGTTTTACGCTGCCGTAGCGGAATATCAGCATGTACAAATAACTGCCGGGCGTGTACTCCGGTATCGGTACGGCCTGCACCGGTGGTTTCGATAGGTTGACGTAGTAAAGTAGCCAACGCTTCGTTTAACTTTTGCTGCACAGTAATGGCATTGGGTTGCAATTGCCAGCCGTGGTAGCGTGTACCCTCGTAAGCCAGTTCCAGAAAATAACGTTGTATTTGAGCCACGCAGCAAAGGTAGCAAAGCGTGCAGCAAACCTCAATGTATATTTTAAGCAAACAATTTTATATTTGCCCTGCTAAGTATTTAATTATGTTACAACGCGTACAAAGTATATATCTGTTTTTTGCCAGTTTGGCCCTGTTTGCCCTTTATCTGTTCCCGATAGCTTACAATATTTATGTAGCCGGCGTACCTACTAGTGTTAAAATTACCGGCTTGTTTCAAAATGTAAAAGAAGCCCAGGTGCACACTGAAGTATTTGTGGCGCTTACCGCTGTTACCGCTATTGTGGCCTTGTTGCCGCTGGTAATCATTTTTTTGTATCGCAACCGTAAGCAACAGGTGGCTTTATGCTACAGCACCGTATTGGTTATTATTGGCTTAAGCTTTTGGATAGCTCAAACGGTTAAAAGTGTTACGCAAGGCGTGGTATTGAGAACTGATAATTTTGGTATTGGCTTGTTTTTGCCGCCGATAGCCATTCTGCTGCTGTTTATAGCTATTCGTCATATTAAAAGTGATGAAAAGCTGGTACGTTCGGCCGATCGTTTGCGCTAGTTATTAGCAGCAACGCCGTTAACATACTCAATTGTTAACTCATTCAGTATAGAGCTGAATATTGATTATATACTCAGCTCTATACTATATTCCATTAAGTGTATCACTTATTTAGCGGCCGGATTTTGTGCAAATACCCGACTTAATTGCTGGTATAGCTCCGGATGCTTCTGCTGCAACTGACCGGGCTTTTCAAAAAAGTATTCGGCGGCTACGGCTAAAAATTCAGCTTCGCTGGTAGCAGCATAAGGGTCAATATCTGAATGGCCTTTTTCAATACGCTGCATTTCATGGTGCATCATTTTCAACCAGGGCGAAGCATATTCATGTGCCAGCATGTTTTCAGGCAAACCATCAGTAGCACCGTCAGATTTATCCAGCAAATGCACAAACTCATGAATGCCGGTATTCTGTTTACCAGATTGTGACGAAAAGCCTTTCAGCAAAGCTGCTCTGGATAACAGCATTTGCCCATTCATGTAACCCGAACCCACCATACCTTGTATGTTGCGACTTTCCCCCTCAAACTGAAAATCGTTATTAAACGTATCCGGATATAAAATCACATTGGTGAGGTTCTGGTATCGCCATTCCTCATAACCGAATATAGGAATAATGGCGCTGGATGCCACTAATACGCGGTCGGTATCATCCACCTCCAATCCTACTCCTTCAATGCGAATATTTTGTAGAAAGCTGGCTATCATACCCTCAAATTTAGTTTGATCAGTTGCATTCAGCTTTTGATAATACGCTATATGCTGAGTAAGCAAAGCTTTATATTTTTCTTCCAGTTGCTGGTTAACCATTAATTGGGGTTTGCTACGCTTGCCGAACAACCAATAAGCCACCAAACCCAACAGCAGCAATACAACAACAGCAATTATTATAAAAGACGTCATAATTCATTTTGTGAGGTAAACACCCGTTGTTTTATATCGTTTGCCAGGTTTTTCAATAATTTGCAATTAGCGTGCAACGTTTGGGCAGCAAGCATCGTCTGTATAAATAATCATCCTTCATACAATTTTAAAATGAAAAGAAATTGGGCACTATCCATAGCTGGTATAGCTTTATTTAGTTTGGCTTTTACTTCGGTATCTTCCTTAAATTTCATGGTAAAAAGCACACAGGAAATTCAGGGATATATGTTAACCGACCATTATTACACGCTGAACAACAACATCAATAACAGTGCATCGGCAGCTTACATTGCCCCTAAGCCTTTATTAAACGCTATTGAACAAGCTGCCTTAACGCTGCCATCCGATTCATTTACCGTAGCTAAAAACCAGCAGGTTTTACTCACCATAAAATTGGTAATGGCACCGCAAAAAGCATTCATCATCAACAACCTGACTACAGGTCAGCAACAAACAATTGACTGTAACTTAAAAGGTGATATTACGGCTAACCGGGCTATTGAAATAGTTAGTAATAATTACGAAAAAAACAAAGCCAGCCTGGTAGATAGTTATTTATACTTTAACCACAAGAAAATACCGGTAATTGAAAATGCTGCTATACAAGCCGAAGTAATGAAGTTGGCTGAAGCAGAAATCAAATAAAAAAAGAGGCACTCCATGGAGTGCCTCTTTTTTTATTTGCCGAGCCTTTCTTTCAAAAACTGGCCGGTATAACTTTTCTTGTTGTTGATTAAATCTTCAGGTAAACCCTCAAATACCAGATTGCCACCCCGGTCGCCACCATCAGGACCAATGTCAATGACCCAATCGGCGCTTTTAATCACATCCATATTGTGTTCAATAACCACAATGGTATTGCCTTGCTCCAGCAGTGCATCAAAAGATTTCAGTAACTTCTTGATGTCGGCAAAGTGCAAACCGGTAGTCGGCTCATCAAAAATGAACAGTGTTTTACTAGCGTTATTACCTTTTACTAAAAACGAAGCCAATTTAATACGCTGCGCCTCACCACCTGATAATGTATTGGATGATTGCCCCAACTGTACGTAACCCAAACCTACATCTTGCAGAGGTTTTATTTTATTGATGATTTTTTGGTCGTTTACAAAAAACGCCAGTGCTTCATCAATGGTCATTTGCAAAATATCAGCTACATTCTTTTCCTGATAGGTCACATCCAGAATATGCTGCTTAAAGCGTTTGCCGTTGCAGGCTTCACAAGGTAAAAAGATATCAGCCATAAACTGCATCTCGATCTTTACCTCGCCCTCACCCTGGCATACATCACAACGTCCACCTTCTACGTTGAACGAGAAAGCCGAAGGTTTTAGTCCGGCTGCTTTAGCAGCAGGCTGGGCAGCAAACAAGTTGCGAATCTCGTCCCAAGCTTTTACATACGTAACCGGATTGGAGCGGGACGAACGGCCAATAGGGTTTTGGTCCACCAACTCAACTGATTCAATTTTGGCATAATCGCCTTCAATACTATCATAAGCACCGGTTTGTTCGCCCGAGTAATTGCCTAGTGCTTTTTGTAATGCCGGGTGTAAAATGCGTTTTACCAAGCTAGTTTTACCTGAGCCGGAAACGCCGGTAACTACCGTAAGTACGCCTAACGGGAACTTTACATCAATGTGTTGCAGGTTATTTTCGCGGGCACCTTTAATCAGGATAAAATCGCTCCATTTACGACACTGATTGGGTATGGCAATTTCTTCACGTCCACTTAAATACTTGCCAGTTAGGCTTTCATTATCGGTTAAAATTTCATCGTACGTACCTGAAAAAATGAGTTTACCACCATGCGTACCAGCTTCAGGGCCAATATCAATTAAGTGGTCGGCAGCCTGCATAATCTCTTCTTCATGCTCCACCACTAAAACAGTATTACCTACATCACGAAGTGATTTCAGTACGATAATCAGTCGTTGAGTATCGCGGGGGTGCAAACCAATACTCGGCTCATCCAGCACATAAACAGAACCCACCAAGCTACTACCCAATGAGGTTGCCAGATTGATACGTTGCGACTCACCACCCGAAAGCGTATTGGATAACCTGTTCAGGGTTAAATAGCCCAAACCCACATCATTTAAAAAGCTCAGGCGGTTGGTGATTTCCATTAGCAGGCGGCGCGCTATCTTTTCATCATGCGCATCCAACTCCAGTGATTTAAAAAACTCTTGTGCCCTATCCAG
This region includes:
- a CDS encoding ABC transporter ATP-binding protein, with product MSQVTGKAIDWSLLRRIMQYVKPYNRTFATAAFLTIFVAIIALAQPVLMEKALDNYIMVGNYNGLLLMVTLMIIQLAIQTVAQYYQTYLTNALGESVIRDLRIDVFNHIIGLRLKYFDRTPIGMLITRTVSDLETIADIFSEGLISIAGDFLLVVSIIIYMMVKDWRLALITLVPIPFLLWATYIFKEAIKVSFQEVRTQVAQLNTFLQEHISGISIIQYFAREDQEMRKFKAVNLKYRDANIRSNWYYSIFFPVVEIFVAMSIALLVWYGCKRILTDQQMADISASHHGITPGLIVAFIALLNLLFRPIRQLADKFNTLQMGMVGADRIFKVLDTDEVAVNKGVLKPGTLKGKIEFDKVWFAYNDENWVLKNISFAVKPGETLALVGATGAGKSSTINILNRFYEIGKGSVKVDGVSIQDYELSFLRSQIATVIQDVFLFSDTIANNISLNNPAITREQIVNASKNVGAHEFIERLPGGYDYNVMERGATLSAGQAQLISFVRALVYNPAILVLDEATSSVDTETELLIQNAIDKLMQDRTAIVIAHRLSTIQNADKIIVLDHGEIKEVGTHQELLRIEDGYYRKLYDLQFNSAGIER
- the truA gene encoding tRNA pseudouridine(38-40) synthase TruA, with product MAQIQRYFLELAYEGTRYHGWQLQPNAITVQQKLNEALATLLRQPIETTGAGRTDTGVHARQLFVHADIPLRQRKTETQDLTAEQSPVYSLLGKRELEGLNALLPFDIAVRRLIPVQADAHARFDATSRSYEYHIHFHKDPFKVDFSWLLKGELDIELMNQAATIMMQYTDFSCFSKSNTQVKTNNCKITRAEWLRNEDGLVFHISADRFLRNMVRAIVGTCLMVGRKEIEPESIRQIIESKSRSNAGTSVPACGLYLTEVKYPYL
- a CDS encoding DUF4293 domain-containing protein; this encodes MLQRVQSIYLFFASLALFALYLFPIAYNIYVAGVPTSVKITGLFQNVKEAQVHTEVFVALTAVTAIVALLPLVIIFLYRNRKQQVALCYSTVLVIIGLSFWIAQTVKSVTQGVVLRTDNFGIGLFLPPIAILLLFIAIRHIKSDEKLVRSADRLR
- a CDS encoding M90 family metallopeptidase, with protein sequence MTSFIIIAVVVLLLLGLVAYWLFGKRSKPQLMVNQQLEEKYKALLTQHIAYYQKLNATDQTKFEGMIASFLQNIRIEGVGLEVDDTDRVLVASSAIIPIFGYEEWRYQNLTNVILYPDTFNNDFQFEGESRNIQGMVGSGYMNGQMLLSRAALLKGFSSQSGKQNTGIHEFVHLLDKSDGATDGLPENMLAHEYASPWLKMMHHEMQRIEKGHSDIDPYAATSEAEFLAVAAEYFFEKPGQLQQKHPELYQQLSRVFAQNPAAK
- the uvrA gene encoding excinuclease ABC subunit UvrA, with protein sequence MSTETEKDPQKHIIIKGARVHNLKNMDIAIPKNQLVVVTGMSGSGKSSLAFDTLYAEGQRRYVESLSSYARQFLGRMNKPDVDYIKGIAPAIAIEQKVITSNPRSTVGTSTEIYDYLKLLYSRIGKTISPVSGRQVKRDTVTDVVNFVQGMPDDTMVTVLCPLHPHNNRSLKEELAVLLQKGFVRVEYQSSVSRIESLLEDESVVNHTLTNDDPVRIVVDRITKNNEEETLSRLADSAQTAFFEGKGDCFVRYQQPEAEQETEAFFCDRFELDGMKFEEPTPNFFSFNNPYGACRRCEGYGKIIGIDEDLVIPDKSKSIYDSAIAPWRGEKMGEWNQRLIAQADKFNFPIHRPYSQLTDKQKQLIWTGNKYFRGLDAFFKEIEEQTYKIQYRVILSRYRGKTTCPECRGSRLRTDATYVKVGDHSITDIVLMPLDRAQEFFKSLELDAHDEKIARRLLMEITNRLSFLNDVGLGYLTLNRLSNTLSGGESQRINLATSLGSSLVGSVYVLDEPSIGLHPRDTQRLIIVLKSLRDVGNTVLVVEHEEEIMQAADHLIDIGPEAGTHGGKLIFSGTYDEILTDNESLTGKYLSGREEIAIPNQCRKWSDFILIKGARENNLQHIDVKFPLGVLTVVTGVSGSGKTSLVKRILHPALQKALGNYSGEQTGAYDSIEGDYAKIESVELVDQNPIGRSSRSNPVTYVKAWDEIRNLFAAQPAAKAAGLKPSAFSFNVEGGRCDVCQGEGEVKIEMQFMADIFLPCEACNGKRFKQHILDVTYQEKNVADILQMTIDEALAFFVNDQKIINKIKPLQDVGLGYVQLGQSSNTLSGGEAQRIKLASFLVKGNNASKTLFIFDEPTTGLHFADIKKLLKSFDALLEQGNTIVVIEHNMDVIKSADWVIDIGPDGGDRGGNLVFEGLPEDLINNKKSYTGQFLKERLGK